The proteins below are encoded in one region of Triticum aestivum cultivar Chinese Spring chromosome 1B, IWGSC CS RefSeq v2.1, whole genome shotgun sequence:
- the LOC123125353 gene encoding hepatoma-derived growth factor-related protein 2: MGGHGGLNILPQKRWNVYRFDNQEKVRVDEAEAARQDQLQREATRRRESHARLVALRRNRGLQSDSPSPPRAPSPPPSSTRSADQVARPRPPPPAARPADPSPVVSDGDHINLFSGGGGAADFAALASASGGRGAAREREPATDTKPNPKKRKKEEEVRTAGPDDEKYKLGYGLAGKGVATPWYMSKPLASSSKERRDYAEGNGEKRSGGKKSIEELREERRKREAKEKERERALLATTARKERQPDRGYSSRYMRR, translated from the exons ATGGGCGGGCACGGCGGGCTGAACATCCTGCCGCAGAAGCGGTGGAACGTCTACAGGTTCGACAACCAGGAGAAGGTCCGCGTCGACGAGGCCGAGGCCGCCCGCCAGGACCAGCTCCAGCGCGAGGCCACCCGCCGCCGCGAGTCGCACGCCCGCCTCGTCGCGCTCCGCCGCAACCGGGGCCTCCAGTCCGACTCGCCCTCCCCTCCCCGTGCCCCATCTCcacccccctcctccacccggtcCGCGGACCAGGTCGCCCGGCCGCGGCCCCCACCCCCTGCCGCCCGGCCCGCGGATCCATCCCCCGTCGTCTCCGACGGAGACCACATCAACCTCTTCTCCGGCGGCGGTGGGGCCGCCGACTTCGCCGCGCTTGCCTCCGCTAGCGGCGGGAGAGGCGCAGCTCGGGAGAGGGAGCCTGCGACAGACACTAAGCCAAACCCTAAGAAGCGTaagaaggaggaggaggttaggACGGCGGGGCCTGACGACGAGAAGTACAAGCTGGGTTATGGCCTCGCCGGCAAGGGCGTGGCTACGCCCTGGTACATGTCGAAGCCTTTGGCTTCCTCCTCTAAGGAGAGGAGAGATTACGCCGAAGGCAACGGGGAGAAGAGGAGTGGAGGGAAGAAGAGTATCGAGGAGCTtagagaggagaggaggaagagggaggccaaggagaaggagcGTGAGCGAGCCTTGCTTGCTACTACAGCAAGGAAGGAGAGGCAGCCAGACCGGGGGTACTCGTCGAG GTATATGCGTCGATGA